The following proteins come from a genomic window of Lolium rigidum isolate FL_2022 chromosome 5, APGP_CSIRO_Lrig_0.1, whole genome shotgun sequence:
- the LOC124656637 gene encoding L-type lectin-domain containing receptor kinase IX.2-like: MFPASRGTPQLLLILLYTGCFLLSSPRHAAATASPPISFSFDFSNKSSFNPNDLLLQGDASMNKSKNLVDLSCDSFRRGNCAGRMTYFNPVPFYDNDTHEVASFSTQFTFTFVLPAPGRTKGDGMTFFLTGYPSVMPKDSYGGRLGLIEGDVNVTYGAERFVAVEFDTYTLGVSSDQVAIHLSDINSLVETTGANLSGTMTASINFTSSTRMLVARLHYDDRPSVQPVEVSAELPYPVTSLLPPEVAVGFSAATGANMELHQILSWSFNSTLAPHKKPISTGTRLIVAAIVGGTCVFLLLVWLILSWFMWKRGRNSLIAGAGPRQFQFRDLAKATKNFSAEMKIGEGAFGAVYKGQSFKVDNDQQQDVAIKEILKGSHEGRKDFLAELNTISKTKHKNLVRLEGWCCCTRSTWSFMCWCCLKQVDHKFFLIYELMPQGDLDHHLHNRKDAVLPWPTRYKIAKGIGSALVYLHHDCQPYILHRDIKPGNILLDDEYNAKLADFGLSRIADKNNSTLVTTAVGTEAYMDPQCKKDGDVRFNPSTDVYSFGLVLLEIACARRKSRQQVWELYQTNGATTLMVEDVVDERLQGNFDREEMLRVLVVGLWCSLPEGLRRPSMRQALRLLEQDDTPLPDLASCAIGTAST, from the exons ATGTTTCCTGCAAGCAGAGGCACGCCGCAgcttctcctcatcctcctctacACCGGCtgcttcctcctctcctctcctcgacatgCTGCCGCCACGGCATCTCCACCCATCTCCTTCAGCTTCGACTTCTCCAACAAATCCTCGTTCAACCCGAACGACCTCCTTCTCCAGGGCGACGCGAGCATGAACAAAAGCAAAAACCTGGTCGACCTCTCATGCGACTCCTTTCGAAGAGGCAATTGTGCAGGGCGGATGACGTACTTCAACCCAGTGCCGTTCTACGACAACGACACCCACGAGGTGGCGAGCTTCTCCACACAGTTCACCTTCACCTTCGTGCTCCCAGCACCAGGGCGCACGAAAGGGGACGGCATGACTTTCTTCCTCACCGGTTACCCGTCGGTAATGCCCAAGGACTCATACGGAGGCCGCCTCGGCCTCATCGAGGGTGACGTGAACGTCACCTATGGAGCGGAACGGTTCGTCGCTGTTGAGTTTGACACGTACACGCTCGGCGTGTCATCGGACCAAGTCGCCATCCACCTCAGCGACATCAACAGCTTGGTGGAAACGACGGGGGCCAACCTCAGTGGGACCATGACGGCGTCCATCAACTTCACCAGCAGCACCCGGATGCTCGTCGCTAGGCTGCACTACGATGACCGTCCTTCCGTGCAGCCAGTTGAGGTCAGCGCCGAGTTGCCCTACCCGGTCACGTCCTTGCTCCCGCCGGAGGTGGCAGTGGGATTCTCTGCGGCCACCGGCGCAAATATGGAGCTCCATCAGATATTGTCATGGTCCTTCAACTCCACGCTTGCGCCCCACAAGAAACCAATATCGACAG GTACACGTCTAATTGTAGCAGCGATTGTTGGAGGAACCTGTGTGTTCCTACTCCTGGTTTGGCTCATTCTGTCATGGTTTATGTGGAAACGAGGGCGCAATTCCCTAATTGCAGGAGCTGGCCCTAGGCAATTCCAATTCCGGGATTTAGCAAAGGCAACCAAGAACTTTTCTGCGGAAATGAAGATTGGAGAGGGTGCCTTTGGCGCAGTGTACAAGGGCCAATCCTTCAAGGTCGATAACGACCAGCAGCAAGATGTTGCTATCAAGGAGATTTTGAAGGGGTCTCATGAAGGAAGAAAGGACTTCCTCGCTGAACTCAACACTATTAGCAAGACCAAGCACAAGAATCTGGTCAGGCTGGAAGGTTGGTGCTGCTGCACGAGAAGCACTTGGAGCTTCATGTGTTGGTGCTGCCTAAAGCAGGTTGATCACAAGTTCTTCCTTATCTATGAACTGATGCCACAGGGAGATCTCGACCATCACCTACACAACAGGAAAGATGCAGTTCTACCATGGCCAACAAGGTACAAAATAGCGAAGGGAATAGGATCCGCTCTTGTTTACCTTCACCACGATTGTCAGCCGTACATTCTGCATAGAGATATCAAGCCCGGCAACATACTTCTTGACGATGAATACAACGCCAAacttgccgactttgggctatcaaGGATCGCAGATAAAAATAACTCCACGTTGGTGACCACCGCAGTGGGGACCGAGGCATACATGGATCCCCAGTGCAAAAAAGATGGTGATGTGAGGTTCAACCCTAGCACCGACGTCTACAGCTTTGGACTTGTACTGCTTGAGATCGCATGCGCACGACGCAAGTCTAGGCAACAAGTCTGGGAACTATATCAAACCAATGGAGCCACGACCCTTATGGTGGAAGATGTGGTTGACGAGAGGTTACAAGGAAACTTTGATAGGGAAGAGATGCTGCGCGTGCTTGTTGTCGGTCTATGGTGTTCACTCCCTGAAGGTTTACGTCGGCCTTCCATGCGGCAAGCCTTGCGACTCCTGGAACAGGACGACACACCACTGCCTGACCTTGCATCGTGTGCCATCGGCACTGCTTCTACTTAA